Proteins encoded within one genomic window of Thunnus maccoyii chromosome 22, fThuMac1.1, whole genome shotgun sequence:
- the LOC121889156 gene encoding synaptopodin-2 isoform X1, which yields MGTGDYICVTLRGGAPWGFTLREGEGDTYRPFLVSQVEVGGRAFVAGVQEGDEVVSLNGEPCADLTLLRACAIIDTSIDCLQLLVKRYCSSPPGDIESEETYYGERDSSAQALESTTLHIISPKHRSQSPRELYISESQDEAYYNKGPQLLCTQLHAPSSGDQRGPAPAFQGNDNEVPRCFSPGDMVELQVSFSEQTLDNIGCTSLGSAHGIEGEFSKREEIETLHTTTASHYVPCSVREPLSQHGVVLSSPSMLRQVEVILQQPAASRAGRGILSVGGPRISGSVGSQSEGEEVGGHSEGAPGSFSVSFGIPSEEETPAEEQSSESEGDPDKPNKHRAKHARLRRSESLSEKQVKEAKSKCKRIALLLTAAPPNPNNKGVLMFKKHRQRAKKYTLVSYGTGEDEPEYSDEEDEENEDDTQGTHAVEFTLVAPNDSELDKHFLTNAHSSKGVLTINWDKGLLEIERNLNNKAEMECLPETKGKGALMFAQRRQKVDEISAEHEELRRQGIPVEGIQEAEKKKVEHSYMQSTTEDHAYMDVNINQQSQHQQQYQQYQEQQYYEQQQQYQQQQQYQQQYQQQQYEQQHYQQQQMYQQPHEYHQEQQQIQPYSANINGTVHHQANELQSSFSNRTAKPFSVQNMAVTPYSPAISGTNQDSMGQGEQIASRDERISTPAIKTSFLLDARRRNAGKPMFTFKEAPKISPNPELLNLLNRSDKKLGFESGPEEDYLSLGAEACNFLQSQRVKHKTPPPVAPKPVINPNSPPWSPQGEVTNQDMPQCAENSVSTPAVVAPTAETTPAPELEPTPAPATESSSAPALQEAPASTTTEEQHTWTLPEPESQQQQVTAQEENGHINSTQQPETAPVNSWASAQTQAQQQPSTISWHPAQVQPQEPHPSQSPPQPPKVTHQPAQTQVQPQPPTNTWTPQIQPSWNQPQEQAQAQTHAQPPWAQPREQSQSQPQVQPPWTHSHEHPHLQQMQPTWGQPQQPMEQQPQASWTQPSQADTQHQPPWVQQPQQKSQVQPPWVQQVQPETQPQPPWVQPSQHQAPQQGWPQAHAPGQAQPPWVSAQTQPQPQPQHQPQPQHQPQPQPQPQPQPQPQQQQQPSINAWPSSQTQVQPQPPWMQAAQAQPPPHPAANLNPWAPVPAQVQSQPSWAQHPPEHGQQPMNSWGPEQNQAQHQPPWAQSVPPQPTPQANWQQPISKTPPQSPMTAWPPGQTQPQTPVSAWAPQSQQTPGNIATSMVNTQPSPKPWHPPQNAPQNQSPPPPPQRTNSYTIGQRDSSPINPMATVFNTSSSGSAFEMPAVRGKGADMFAKRQSRMEKFVVDSETVEANKASRSTSPAASLPNEWKYTPNVRAPPSRAYNPIHSPSYPPAAAKQPPPGSPLTKGKKKGKDKQTPAPKPLNVIDVMKHQPYQLNSSLFTFGPAVEAAKPPAPKPDCSPPNPPIENQPIQYEQMATIQPAGPFNAPYPQQPYGMPMQSMVHDGHYQQTPTNVYPPSNPYQQPPGGPYQQAYNQQYQQPVPSTYQPQGPQSPNPPYQLPQVPYQPANSPPYMAAPSVPYQQQPPSSFVAPSFPVAARPEPASGGNTVAAPKPKFTAKKSSAQVWKPTAVDKE from the exons ATGGGCACCGGGGATTACATCTGCGTAACGCTGCGTGGTGGTGCGCCTTGGGGATTCACcctgagagagggagagggggacaCCTACAGACCTTTTCTGGTTTCCCag GTAGAAGTGGGTGGCCGTGCCTTCGTGGCTGGAGTGCAAGAAGGCGATGAGGTCGTGTCACTTAACGGGGAGCCATGTGCTGATCTCACCCTCTTACGAGCCTGTGCGATCATCGACACATCCATCGACTGCCTGCAGTTACTCGTCAAAAG ATACTGCTCCAGCCCCCCTGGAGATATTGAGTCAGAAGAGACATACTATGGTGAGAGGGATTCTTCTGCTCAGGCTTTAGAGAGCACCACCCTCCACATCATCTCCCCAAAGCACAGATCCCAAAGCCCTAGGGAACTCTACATATCTGAGTCCCAGGATGAGGCATACTACAACAAGGGACCCCAGCTGCTTTGCACCCAGCTACATGCTCCCTCTTCTGGTGACCAGAGAGGCCCGGCGCCTGCTTTTCAGGGAAATGATAATGAGGTGCCAAGGTGTTTCTCCCCTGGTGACATGGTTGAACTCCAGGTATCCTTCTCTGAGCAAACCTTGGACAACATCGGCTGTACCTCTCTTGGGAGTGCTCATGGGATTGAGGGAGAATTCTCAAAAAGAGAAGAGATAGAGACACTCCATACCACCACCGCATCTCACTATGTGCCGTGCTCTGTCAGAGAGCCACTCAGCCAGCATGGAGTGGTGCTCAGCTCCCCTTCAATGCTCAGGCAGGTGGAGGTCATTttgcagcagccagcagcatcAAGAGCAGGGAGGGGCATCCTGAGTGTGGGTGGCCCCAGGATCAGTGGAAGTGTTGGATCCCAAAGCGAAGGAGAAGAAGTAGGAGGGCACAGTGAGGGAGCTCCTGGGTCTTTCAGCGTCTCATTTGGAATTCCCTCAGAAGAGGAAACACCAGCGGAGGAGCAGAGCTCTGAATCTGAGGGGGATCCAGACAAACCCAACAAACACCGGGCAAAGCACGCCA GGCTCAGACGTAGCGAGAGTCTGTCTGAGAAGCAGGTGAAGGAGGCCAAGTCCAAATGTAAACGTATTGCTCTCCTTCTCACTGCTGCTCCGCCCAACCCCAACAACAAGGGGGTGTTGATGTTCAAGAAGCATCGGCAGAGGGCCAAGAAATACACACTTGTCAGCTACGGCACAGGAGAGGACGAACCAGAGTACAGTGACGAAGAGGACGAGGAGAACGAAGACGACACACAAGGAACCCATGCTGTTGAATTTACCCTTGTGGCTCCAAACGACTCTGAATTAGATAAGCATTTCCTCACTAATGCCCATAGTAGCAAAGGTGTGCTAACTATCAACTGGGACAAGGGTCTCCTTGAGATTGAGAGGAACCTGAACAACAAAGCAGAGATGGAATGTTTACCTGAAACCAAAGGAAAGGGTGCCCTAATGTTTGCTCAACGGCGCCAGAAGGTGGATGAGATTTCTGCTGAACATGAAGAGCTTAGACGCCAGGGGATTCCTGTGGAGGGAATTCAGGAAGCTGAAAAGAAGAAAGTTGAGCACTCATACATGCAGTCCACAACAGAGGATCATGCATACATGGATGTGAATATAAACCAACAAAGCCAACACCAACAACAGTACCAGCAATATCAAGAACAGCAGTACTATGAGCAACAACAGCAAtaccaacagcaacagcaataCCAACAACAGtatcagcagcagcaatatgaacaacagcattatcAACAACAGCAAATGTATCAACAACCACATGAATATCATCAAGAGCAACAGCAAATTCAGCCCTATTCTGCAAACATCAATGGTACAGTCCACCATCAAGCCAATGAATTGCAGAGTTCTTTCAGCAATCGTACCGCAAAGCCTTTTTCGGTACAAAATATGGCGGTTACCCCTTATTCTCCCGCAATAAGTGGGACCAATCAAGATTCTATGGGCCAAGGAGAGCAGATAGCTTCCCGCGATGAGCGCATTTCTACCCCTGCAATTAAGACTAGCTTTTTGCTGGATGCAAGGAGAAGAAATGCTGGCAAACCTATGTTCACATTTAAGGAAGCACCAAAAATATCACCTAACCCAGAGTTGCTGAACCTCCTCAACAGGAGTGATAAGAAGTTGGGTTTTGAGTCAGGACCTGAGGAAGACTATCTCAGCCTTGGGGCTGAGGCTTGTAATTTCCTCCAGTCCCAACGTGTTAAACACAAGACTCCTCCACCAGTGGCTCCAAAGCCTGTGATCAATCCCAACTCTCCTCCTTGGTCCCCACAGGGAGAAGTGACCAACCAGGACATGCCTCAGTGTGCTGAAAATAGTGTATCCACACCTGCTGTTGTAGCCCCCACCGCAGAGACTACCCCTGCTCCAGAACTAGAGCCAACCCCTGCACCTGCCACTGAGTCCTCTTCTGCTCCTGCCCTGCAGGAGGCTCCTGCCAGCACCACCACAGAGGAACAGCACACATGGACTCTCCCGGAGCCTGAATCCCAACAACAGCAAGTGACAGCTCAGGAGGAAAATGGTCACATAAATTCGACCCAACAGCCTGAGACTGCCCCAGTGAATTCCTGGGCctcagcacaaacacaagcacaacaaCAGCCATCCACCATTTCTTGGCATCCAGCTCAAGTGCAGCCCCAGGAGCCACATCCAAGTCAGTCCCCACCACAGCCACCAAAGGTTACACATCAACCTGCTCAGACCCAAGTGCAGCCTCAGCCCCCAACAAATACTTGGACACCTCAAATTCAGCCATCCTGGAATCAGCCTCAAGAGCAAGCACAAGCCCAGACACATGCTCAACCACCCTGGGCCCAGCCACGTGAGCAATCACAGTCTCAGCCACAGGTTCAGCCACCCTGGACACACTCTCATGAGCACCCACACCTGCAGCAAATGCAACCAACGTGGGGTCAACCTCAACAACCAATGGAGCAGCAACCCCAGGCCTCATGGACACAGCCATCACAAGCAGACACTCAGCATCAACCACCATGGGTGCAACAACCACAGCAAAAATCTCAAGTACAACCTCCTTGGGTTCAACAGGTTCAGCCAGAAACCCAACCACAACCACCATGGGTTCAGCCATCACAGCATCAGGCTCCACAGCAGGGATGGCCACAGGCCCATGCACCAGGTCAGGCTCAACCGCCATGGGTCTCAGCTCAGACTCAGCCTCAGCCTCAGCCTCAGCATCAGCCTCAGCCTCAGCATCAGCCACAGCCACAGCCACAGCCTCAGCCTCAGCCTCAGcctcagcagcaacagcaacctTCAATTAATGCATGGCCTTCATCACAAACTCAAGTTCAACCTCAGCCTCCTTGGATGCAAGCAGCCCAAGCACAACCTCCACCGCACCCTGCAGCCAATTTGAATCCATGGGCACCAGTACCTGCCCAGGTTCAGTCTCAACCATCATGGGCCCAGCATCCTCCAGAACATGGGCAGCAACCCATGAATTCCTGGGGACCAGAGCAAAATCAGGCCCAACATCAACCACCTTGGGCTCAATCCGTTCCTCCCCAGCCCACACCACAGGCAAACTGGCAACAGCCTATTTCAAAGACTCCACCACAGTCACCAATGACTGCATGGCCTCCAGGTCAAACACAACCTCAGACACCTGTGAGTGCCTGGGCACCACAGTCACAGCAAACACCTGGGAATATTGCAACATCAATGGTGAACACTCAACCCTCCCCAAAACCTTGGCATCCACCTCAAAATGCCCCACAAAACCAGAgcccaccacctccaccacagcGAACCAACTCTTATACAATTGGTCAAAGAGATTCATCACCTATCAACCCCATGGCCACTGTCTTTAACACATCATCCTCTGGTTCAGCTTTTGAGATGCCAGCCGTCAGAGGGAAAGGAGCAGATATGTTTGCCAAGAGGCAGTCTCGTATGGAGAAGTTTGTTGTGGACTCTGAGACTGTGGAAGCAAACAAGGCAAGCCGATCAACATCGCCAGCTGCTTCCTTACCGAATGAGTGGAAATATACTCCCAATGTACGTGCTCCACCTTCACGGGCATATAATCCTATTCATTCTCCTTCTTATcccccagcagcagcaaagcagcccccTCCAGGTAGTCCTTTAACCAAAGGcaagaaaaaaggcaaagatAAACAAACACCTGCCCCCAAACCCCTAAATGTTATAGACGTCATGAAGCATCAACCCTATCAACTCAATTCCTCACTCTTTACCTTTGGCCCGGCAGTAGAGGCTGCCAAGCCCCCTGCACCTAAACCCGACTGTTCACCTCCTAACCCACCTATTGAAAACCAACCAATTCAATATGAGCAAATGGCTACCATCCAGCCAGCTGGACCATTTAATGCCCCATACCCCCAGCAGCCTTATGGGATGCCCATGCAATCTATGGTGCATGATGGCCACTACCAGCAAACCCCAACTAACGTTTATCCTCCCTCCAATCCTTATCAGCAACCTCCTGGTGGTCCATACCAGCAAGCATATAACCAACAGTATCAACAACCTGTCCCATCTACTTATCAACCCCAAGGTCCTCAGTCTCCAAACCCTCCCTACCAGTTACCCCAGGTCCCCTACCAACCAGCCAATAGTCCCCCCTATATGGCAGCTCCCTCAGTACCTTACCAGCAGCAGCCTCCCAGTAGCTTTGTTGCTCCTAGTTTCCCTGTAGCTGCAAGGCCTGAACCTGCATCAGGTGGCAACACTGTAGCTGCTCCAAAACCTAAGTTTACGGCTAAAAAGAGCTCAGCTCAGGTGTGGAAGCCTACGGCAGTTGATAAAGAGTGA
- the LOC121889156 gene encoding synaptopodin-2 isoform X2, which produces MGTGDYICVTLRGGAPWGFTLREGEGDTYRPFLVSQVEVGGRAFVAGVQEGDEVVSLNGEPCADLTLLRACAIIDTSIDCLQLLVKRYCSSPPGDIESEETYYGERDSSAQALESTTLHIISPKHRSQSPRELYISESQDEAYYNKGPQLLCTQLHAPSSGDQRGPAPAFQGNDNEVPRCFSPGDMVELQVSFSEQTLDNIGCTSLGSAHGIEGEFSKREEIETLHTTTASHYVPCSVREPLSQHGVVLSSPSMLRQVEVILQQPAASRAGRGILSVGGPRISGSVGSQSEGEEVGGHSEGAPGSFSVSFGIPSEEETPAEEQSSESEGDPDKPNKHRAKHARLRRSESLSEKQVKEAKSKCKRIALLLTAAPPNPNNKGVLMFKKHRQRAKKYTLVSYGTGEDEPEYSDEEDEENEDDTQGTHAVEFTLVAPNDSELDKHFLTNAHSSKGVLTINWDKGLLEIERNLNNKAEMECLPETKGKGALMFAQRRQKVDEISAEHEELRRQGIPVEGIQEAEKKKVEHSYMQSTTEDHAYMDVNINQQSQHQQQYQQYQEQQYYEQQQQYQQQQQYQQQYQQQQYEQQHYQQQQMYQQPHEYHQEQQQIQPYSANINGTVHHQANELQSSFSNRTAKPFSVQNMAVTPYSPAISGTNQDSMGQGEQIASRDERISTPAIKTSFLLDARRRNAGKPMFTFKEAPKISPNPELLNLLNRSDKKLGFESGPEEDYLSLGAEACNFLQSQRVKHKTPPPVAPKPVINPNSPPWSPQGEVTNQDMPQCAENSVSTPAVVAPTAETTPAPELEPTPAPATESSSAPALQEAPASTTTEEQHTWTLPEPESQQQQVTAQEENGHINSTQQPETAPVNSWASAQTQAQQQPSTISWHPAQVQPQEPHPSQSPPQPPKVTHQPAQTQVQPQPPTNTWTPQIQPSWNQPQEQAQAQTHAQPPWAQPREQSQSQPQVQPPWTHSHEHPHLQQMQPTWGQPQQPMEQQPQASWTQPSQADTQHQPPWVQQPQQKSQVQPPWVQQVQPETQPQPPWVQPSQHQAPQQGWPQAHAPGQAQPPWVSAQTQPQPQPQHQPQPQHQPQPQPQPQPQPQPQQQQQPSINAWPSSQTQVQPQPPWMQAAQAQPPPHPAANLNPWAPVPAQVQSQPSWAQHPPEHGQQPMNSWGPEQNQAQHQPPWAQSVPPQPTPQANWQQPISKTPPQSPMTAWPPGQTQPQTPVSAWAPQSQQTPGNIATSMVNTQPSPKPWHPPQNAPQNQSPPPPPQRTNSYTIGQRDSSPINPMATVFNTSSSGSAFEMPAVRGKGADMFAKRQSRMEKFVVDSETVEANKASRSTSPAASLPNEWKYTPNALGRNYSLSPPARVPSTGQQSASAYSTLKPPARASTTPPARQTSWLEKGHKPVTPWEAASRHPLGLVDEAFAFQNLQQTLASNVRLAAQRKILPEPPAEWKAKVSYQAPQKTGSQTWSQSQSRSQSRVSLPSFLSPTRSAVSTPAGHAGYRSLPRQWQPHRSVTEANLGPSVSSYEYKRPLGKQTYKSVYTSNTTWSWKR; this is translated from the exons ATGGGCACCGGGGATTACATCTGCGTAACGCTGCGTGGTGGTGCGCCTTGGGGATTCACcctgagagagggagagggggacaCCTACAGACCTTTTCTGGTTTCCCag GTAGAAGTGGGTGGCCGTGCCTTCGTGGCTGGAGTGCAAGAAGGCGATGAGGTCGTGTCACTTAACGGGGAGCCATGTGCTGATCTCACCCTCTTACGAGCCTGTGCGATCATCGACACATCCATCGACTGCCTGCAGTTACTCGTCAAAAG ATACTGCTCCAGCCCCCCTGGAGATATTGAGTCAGAAGAGACATACTATGGTGAGAGGGATTCTTCTGCTCAGGCTTTAGAGAGCACCACCCTCCACATCATCTCCCCAAAGCACAGATCCCAAAGCCCTAGGGAACTCTACATATCTGAGTCCCAGGATGAGGCATACTACAACAAGGGACCCCAGCTGCTTTGCACCCAGCTACATGCTCCCTCTTCTGGTGACCAGAGAGGCCCGGCGCCTGCTTTTCAGGGAAATGATAATGAGGTGCCAAGGTGTTTCTCCCCTGGTGACATGGTTGAACTCCAGGTATCCTTCTCTGAGCAAACCTTGGACAACATCGGCTGTACCTCTCTTGGGAGTGCTCATGGGATTGAGGGAGAATTCTCAAAAAGAGAAGAGATAGAGACACTCCATACCACCACCGCATCTCACTATGTGCCGTGCTCTGTCAGAGAGCCACTCAGCCAGCATGGAGTGGTGCTCAGCTCCCCTTCAATGCTCAGGCAGGTGGAGGTCATTttgcagcagccagcagcatcAAGAGCAGGGAGGGGCATCCTGAGTGTGGGTGGCCCCAGGATCAGTGGAAGTGTTGGATCCCAAAGCGAAGGAGAAGAAGTAGGAGGGCACAGTGAGGGAGCTCCTGGGTCTTTCAGCGTCTCATTTGGAATTCCCTCAGAAGAGGAAACACCAGCGGAGGAGCAGAGCTCTGAATCTGAGGGGGATCCAGACAAACCCAACAAACACCGGGCAAAGCACGCCA GGCTCAGACGTAGCGAGAGTCTGTCTGAGAAGCAGGTGAAGGAGGCCAAGTCCAAATGTAAACGTATTGCTCTCCTTCTCACTGCTGCTCCGCCCAACCCCAACAACAAGGGGGTGTTGATGTTCAAGAAGCATCGGCAGAGGGCCAAGAAATACACACTTGTCAGCTACGGCACAGGAGAGGACGAACCAGAGTACAGTGACGAAGAGGACGAGGAGAACGAAGACGACACACAAGGAACCCATGCTGTTGAATTTACCCTTGTGGCTCCAAACGACTCTGAATTAGATAAGCATTTCCTCACTAATGCCCATAGTAGCAAAGGTGTGCTAACTATCAACTGGGACAAGGGTCTCCTTGAGATTGAGAGGAACCTGAACAACAAAGCAGAGATGGAATGTTTACCTGAAACCAAAGGAAAGGGTGCCCTAATGTTTGCTCAACGGCGCCAGAAGGTGGATGAGATTTCTGCTGAACATGAAGAGCTTAGACGCCAGGGGATTCCTGTGGAGGGAATTCAGGAAGCTGAAAAGAAGAAAGTTGAGCACTCATACATGCAGTCCACAACAGAGGATCATGCATACATGGATGTGAATATAAACCAACAAAGCCAACACCAACAACAGTACCAGCAATATCAAGAACAGCAGTACTATGAGCAACAACAGCAAtaccaacagcaacagcaataCCAACAACAGtatcagcagcagcaatatgaacaacagcattatcAACAACAGCAAATGTATCAACAACCACATGAATATCATCAAGAGCAACAGCAAATTCAGCCCTATTCTGCAAACATCAATGGTACAGTCCACCATCAAGCCAATGAATTGCAGAGTTCTTTCAGCAATCGTACCGCAAAGCCTTTTTCGGTACAAAATATGGCGGTTACCCCTTATTCTCCCGCAATAAGTGGGACCAATCAAGATTCTATGGGCCAAGGAGAGCAGATAGCTTCCCGCGATGAGCGCATTTCTACCCCTGCAATTAAGACTAGCTTTTTGCTGGATGCAAGGAGAAGAAATGCTGGCAAACCTATGTTCACATTTAAGGAAGCACCAAAAATATCACCTAACCCAGAGTTGCTGAACCTCCTCAACAGGAGTGATAAGAAGTTGGGTTTTGAGTCAGGACCTGAGGAAGACTATCTCAGCCTTGGGGCTGAGGCTTGTAATTTCCTCCAGTCCCAACGTGTTAAACACAAGACTCCTCCACCAGTGGCTCCAAAGCCTGTGATCAATCCCAACTCTCCTCCTTGGTCCCCACAGGGAGAAGTGACCAACCAGGACATGCCTCAGTGTGCTGAAAATAGTGTATCCACACCTGCTGTTGTAGCCCCCACCGCAGAGACTACCCCTGCTCCAGAACTAGAGCCAACCCCTGCACCTGCCACTGAGTCCTCTTCTGCTCCTGCCCTGCAGGAGGCTCCTGCCAGCACCACCACAGAGGAACAGCACACATGGACTCTCCCGGAGCCTGAATCCCAACAACAGCAAGTGACAGCTCAGGAGGAAAATGGTCACATAAATTCGACCCAACAGCCTGAGACTGCCCCAGTGAATTCCTGGGCctcagcacaaacacaagcacaacaaCAGCCATCCACCATTTCTTGGCATCCAGCTCAAGTGCAGCCCCAGGAGCCACATCCAAGTCAGTCCCCACCACAGCCACCAAAGGTTACACATCAACCTGCTCAGACCCAAGTGCAGCCTCAGCCCCCAACAAATACTTGGACACCTCAAATTCAGCCATCCTGGAATCAGCCTCAAGAGCAAGCACAAGCCCAGACACATGCTCAACCACCCTGGGCCCAGCCACGTGAGCAATCACAGTCTCAGCCACAGGTTCAGCCACCCTGGACACACTCTCATGAGCACCCACACCTGCAGCAAATGCAACCAACGTGGGGTCAACCTCAACAACCAATGGAGCAGCAACCCCAGGCCTCATGGACACAGCCATCACAAGCAGACACTCAGCATCAACCACCATGGGTGCAACAACCACAGCAAAAATCTCAAGTACAACCTCCTTGGGTTCAACAGGTTCAGCCAGAAACCCAACCACAACCACCATGGGTTCAGCCATCACAGCATCAGGCTCCACAGCAGGGATGGCCACAGGCCCATGCACCAGGTCAGGCTCAACCGCCATGGGTCTCAGCTCAGACTCAGCCTCAGCCTCAGCCTCAGCATCAGCCTCAGCCTCAGCATCAGCCACAGCCACAGCCACAGCCTCAGCCTCAGCCTCAGcctcagcagcaacagcaacctTCAATTAATGCATGGCCTTCATCACAAACTCAAGTTCAACCTCAGCCTCCTTGGATGCAAGCAGCCCAAGCACAACCTCCACCGCACCCTGCAGCCAATTTGAATCCATGGGCACCAGTACCTGCCCAGGTTCAGTCTCAACCATCATGGGCCCAGCATCCTCCAGAACATGGGCAGCAACCCATGAATTCCTGGGGACCAGAGCAAAATCAGGCCCAACATCAACCACCTTGGGCTCAATCCGTTCCTCCCCAGCCCACACCACAGGCAAACTGGCAACAGCCTATTTCAAAGACTCCACCACAGTCACCAATGACTGCATGGCCTCCAGGTCAAACACAACCTCAGACACCTGTGAGTGCCTGGGCACCACAGTCACAGCAAACACCTGGGAATATTGCAACATCAATGGTGAACACTCAACCCTCCCCAAAACCTTGGCATCCACCTCAAAATGCCCCACAAAACCAGAgcccaccacctccaccacagcGAACCAACTCTTATACAATTGGTCAAAGAGATTCATCACCTATCAACCCCATGGCCACTGTCTTTAACACATCATCCTCTGGTTCAGCTTTTGAGATGCCAGCCGTCAGAGGGAAAGGAGCAGATATGTTTGCCAAGAGGCAGTCTCGTATGGAGAAGTTTGTTGTGGACTCTGAGACTGTGGAAGCAAACAAGGCAAGCCGATCAACATCGCCAGCTGCTTCCTTACCGAATGAGTGGAAATATACTCCCAAT GCACTTGGCAGGAACTACTCCCTTTCCCCACCAGCCAGAGTGCCATCCACAGGCCAGCAGTCAGCTTCGGCTTATTCTACCCTCAAGCCTCCGGCTCGGGCTTCCACAACTCCCCCAGCAAGGCAGACATCCTGGCTGGAGAAGGGCCACAAGCCTGTTACACCCTGGGAGGCTGCCTCCAGGCATCCCTTGGGCCTGGTGGATGAAGCCTTTGCTTTCCAGAACCTCCAGCAAACCCTTGCCTCAAACGTCCGCTTGGCAGCCCAGCGCAAAATACTTCCCGAACCGCCAGCAGAGTGGAAGGCCAAGGTGTCCTACCAAGCTCCGCAGAAAACAGGCAGCCAGACTTGGAGCCAGAGCCAAAGCCGCAGTCAGAGTCGAGTATCGCTGCCATCATTTTTGTCCCCAACAAGGAGTGCTGTCTCCACCCCTGCTGGTCATGCTGGTTACAGGTCCCTGCCCAGACAGTGGCAGCCTCATAGGTCTGTGACAGAGGCAAACCTAGGGCCCTCAGTGTCCTCCTATGAGTATAAGAGGCCCTTGGGGAAGCAAACCTACAAGTCTGTGTACACCAGCAATACAACTTGGAGCTGGAAGCGGTAG